TCGATAACTTTGCTCGCCAGGAGGTGGGCCAATACAAACATCTTCGTCGGCCATACCAACGTGCAGAGAATTGCTATCCGCTTCAGAGTAAACGGCCACAGTTTGCAGCCCCAGCTCTTTACAGGCTCGGATAATACGCAGCGCAATCTCGCCGCGGTCGGCAATGAGAACTTTCTCAAACAAGGGTATGATCTCAAAAAAGGAAAGGTCAATAGGGCTTGCTCATTCACAGGGGGAGGGCAAACAACAAGCGAATGGGCATCCCCGAGGGGCTATTCTTCTGGATCAATTAAAAACAAAGGCGTATTGTATTCGACGGGCGCGGCATTTTCAACCAGTACGCGCACCACCCGACCATTTACATCACACTCGATTTCATTCATAATTTTCATGGCTTCAATAATACACAGGGTCTGTCCTTGCGTCACCTCGTCGCCTTCTGTTGCATAAGGCGGTGCTTCGGGATTCGGCGATTGGTAAAACATACCCACCATAGGCGAGCGCAAGGTGTGATAGTGCCCATCGTCTTCACTTACAGCATCTTCAACCTGGGTCTCAGGTATATCGACAGGTGCAGATGCTGACGCAGGTGGCGCAGATAGTGTTTGCACAATGGGGGCCTGTTTGCTGGCGCGCACAATGCGAATGCGCCCACGTCCAAAGAGCTTGCGTTCAATCTCAACTTCCTGTACATCATCGGCGCCAATCAGATCGATGAGTTCTTTTGCACTGGCTATTACCTGTTTGGAAATTTTCACAATGATCTCCTAAACTCGTTCGACATAAGATTGGGTGCGCGTATCAATCTTCAACACATCGCCAATCTCGACAAATAGCGGGACCTGTACTGTTGCCCCGGTTTCCACGCGCGCGGGCTTTGTCCCGCCAGTAGCTGTATCGCCGCGCAAACCGGGATCGGTTTGATCGACTTTTAATTCTACAAAAATGGGCAGTTCCACACCCAGGGCACTTCCCTCGGCAATCAGTACATCGACAAT
This DNA window, taken from Gemmatimonadota bacterium, encodes the following:
- the accB gene encoding acetyl-CoA carboxylase biotin carboxyl carrier protein encodes the protein MKISKQVIASAKELIDLIGADDVQEVEIERKLFGRGRIRIVRASKQAPIVQTLSAPPASASAPVDIPETQVEDAVSEDDGHYHTLRSPMVGMFYQSPNPEAPPYATEGDEVTQGQTLCIIEAMKIMNEIECDVNGRVVRVLVENAAPVEYNTPLFLIDPEE